The region GGGCTTCACGCCGGAGGAGCGGCGGGGCGTGAACGTCTTTGACAGCATTCACCCGGAGGACCGCGCGCGGGTCATGCACGCGTTCCACGAGACGGTGCGCTCCCGTCAACCGAGGCTCGTGACGTACCGCTGCCAGCACCAGGCCGGTCACTGGGTGTGGCTGGAATCCACAGGCACCGACGCCACCGGCGATCCGGACCTGAACGGCGTCGTCCTGAACACGCGTGACGTCACGGCCCGCATGGCGGCCGAGGAGGCGCGCCGGGCCAGTGAGCGGCGGCTGCAGCTGTTTGAAGAACACTCCGACATGCTCATTCACATTCTCAGCCCGGAAGGCCGGTGCCTATACGCGTCGCCGGCGGTCCGCACCATGCTCGGCTACGCTCCGGAGGAGCTCACGGCGGACGGGGTGAAGGTGTTGATTCACCCGGACGACCTGCCGGCCGTTCAGGCAGCCTGGGCGGCCCGCACCGAGCTGCCGGTGTACCGGATCCGGCGTCAGGACGGCACATACGTGTGGGTGGAGACCGTTACACGGACCGTCACCGACGCGGCAGGCCACCTGACCGAGGTGCACGCAGCCACCCGGGACGTGACCTCACGGGTCAACGCCGAGGAGGCCCTGCGGCGGCAGCTGCGCCGCTTTCAGCACCTGGTGGATCTCACCGCAGATTTTGCCGCCCAGGACGGTGCGGAGCAGCATATGCAGACAGCCTTGGAACGCTGCCTGGACCTCACGCCGTACGCGTTCGGGTTCTACTTTCCGGTGGGCGGCGACACCCTGATCGAACCCCTGCGGGCCGGGCAGGCCACCGACGCCATGCTGCCCTGGACACTCCCGATGGAACGGCTCCACCGCAACGGTGAGGTGGGCCGGGCCCTGCGCCATCACACCGCGTTTTTCGCAGGTCCTTCGCAGGCGGTCTTCACGCCCCCGGAACCGCTGCCCCGCCCGGTGTGGACCTCGCTGGCGGTGCTGCCGGTGGTGGCACGCGGCGCGCTGCGCGGGTTCATGGCGTTCGGCACCAACGAGGCGGTCGACCTTGACGATGACACCCGCCGGCTGCTGCTCGGCGTGAGTGAACAGGCCAGCCGGGCGGTAGAACGCAGCGTTCACTTCGACGAGCTCAGGCAGTCGCGGGAGGAGACGCTGCGGGCATTGGGGCTGGCACTGGAGTACCGGGACTACGAAACCAAAGGGCACACCGACCGCGTCGTCACCCTCACCGAGCAGCTCGGTCAGGCCCTCGGCTTTACCGGCCACGACCTCGACGCCCTGCGCTGGGGGGCCTTCCTGCACGACACCGGCAAGGTCGCCATCCCCGACGCCATCCTCCTCAAACCCGGCCAGCTCGATCCCCATGAATGGGCCGTCATCAAACGCCACCCGAGTATCGGCTACGAAATGCTGCACCACATCCCCTCCCTCCCGCCAGGCACCCTCGAAGTCGTCCTGTACCACCAGGAACGCTGGAACGGCAGCGGCTACCCCCGCGGCCTCGCCGGCACCGACATTCCCCTCGCCGCCCGCGTCTTTGCCGTGGTGGACGTCTACGACGCCCTGACCAGCGAGCGGCCCTACAAGACAGCCTGGACCCACCAGGACGCCGCCGCCCAGCTGCGCCGCGAGGCCGGCGTCCTGCTCGACGCCCGCGTCGTCGACGCCTTCTTGCAGCTGCCTGTATTTGGTGAGGCCCAGCAGGCGCACAACCATGACCGTCACTCACCGTAGCTTCGGCGAACGCGCCCACGTCACGGTGACCGGGGCCGGGCCGCGGACCCTGCTGTGCGCGCACGGCTTCTGCTCCCACCAGGGCATCTTCCGTCATCAGGTCGACGCCTTTCAGGCCACGCACCAGGTCGTGACGTACGACCTCGCGGGCTTCGGTCAGTCGGATCCTGAGCTGTGGAACGCAGCACGATACGCCACCCTCGACGGCTACGCCGCGGACCTGGTGTGCCTCATCGACGAACTGGACCTGCGCCACATCACCCTGCTCGGCGCGTCCATGAGCGCCATGACCGGCCTGCTGGCCTCGCTCCACCGGCCTGAGCGCTTTGAGCGCCTGGTGTTCATCGGCGCTTCGCCCCGCTACCTGAACGACGGCCCGTACCACGGCGGTTTCGAGCGCGCGGACGTGGACGGCTTCTACGCCCTGGTGGACCGGCAGCAGGGCTGGCAGACGGCCCTGACGGGGCTGCTGCTGAACCAACCGGTGTCCCTGGTCCTGCAGGAGGTCGCCGAACGGGTGCAGGGGGTCCGGCCGGAGGTGGCGGGCGTGGTGGCGCGCGCCCTCTTCGAAGCCGACTGCCGCCCCCTGCTGCCCCGCGCGCGGCACCCGGTGCTGGTCACGCAGACCCGGGCGGACAGCGCCGTGCCCGTGACGGTCGGGGCGTACCTCGCGCGCCACCTGCCGGACGCGGAACTCGCCTTCGTGCCGGGCGTTGGGCACGTGCCGCACTTCACCGACCCGCAGGCCTTCAACGCCCGCCTGGCCCACTTCCTGATCCCCGCCCCCTGCTGAGCCCCCCAGAACCTCTGCTGGTACCGGAACGCCCGGCAGCCAGACCGATTGGTCCAGCCGCCACTGCCGTGTGAGCGTGATCGCGTCGGCCTCAACCGTGCGGCGCAACATCCCTGGTGGCCTGGCGTTTGAGTGCCGGGCCCCTCTGGTCCCGGCGGACCCTGCGCTTATTGATAACGGCGTAGCTTTGTATCGGTTGCCGTCAAACTTCAGGTGTCTGGGTGAGCTTGATCGCCGGCGGGTCTGGACGGGAGCAAGGCGAACCTGTGCCGTTATCAATAGGCTGTCGTTTCAGGCAACAGGAGCAGGCGGGCGGTGGTCTTCACGGCGTCCGGCCCCCAGGTGGCCAGGAGCGGCGTTGGCTGATCCGCGCCGCACTGGGGCAGTGCGCCAGTGTGGCCCCAGTGCACCAGATTCCGCACGGCGTCCGTGGCGAAGTCCGGGCGGCGCTGAAGGGCCTCAAGCGTGACGATCACGAGACCCACGCGGTGAAATCCTTCGCGTTGCCGCAGGTAGAAGCTCAGGCTAAGTGGGCGGCTCGTCATCAAGCACGTCAGGCGCCCACTCTGACCGGTGGACCAGTGCGTCGCCAGACGCTGGCCCAGGTGTAACCAGGGGTGGTAATGCTCCAGGTTTGACTTCAAGCGGCGTTACAAGCGTTCGCCGATGACGTGAGTGTAGACCAGGGCGTGGCGTAGCCGAGCGCCGAATGACGGCGTTCGTGGTTGTACCAGCGGTGAAAATCCGGCATGGCGGCCCGGATATCGGCCATGGAGTGCCAGTCCTGGCGGAACGCGAACTGGTCTTTGTCGGTCCGGTTGAGGCGTTCGAGGATCCCAGTTCCTCCCGGCTGATATCAAACTGAAGTAAAGATTGGCCATCATGCATTGGGAAGCAAGTGGAAGAACGTGGTGTGCGAAATCAGGGCCTCTTGACTCATCAGCCAAGCACATCTCTCGTCGACGGCCCCTTGCAACTCAGCTTGGCTCTCCCAAGCCTGATTGACCAGCCCCACTTTGACCGGTGGGGTTCGGTGTGTTCATTGTGATGACGCTATGGAGAGGGGTCTGGGGAGGGGGAGATTTCCCCCAATGGATGCCCCCGTCACCCCCGCCCCCTGACCACTCTTCGTGAGAAATCCGTCTTCATCTTTCTGGACATCTGGTCATGCTGTCCTCACAGACAACGAAGGTTTCCTCCATTCAGTGGCCTGCTCCCTGAAACACCCCCTTATGACCAGTACACAGGAGAATCACATGAACAACCAGAAACTGTTGGCCAGTATCTTCGGCACCGCCCTTCTTCTCGCCTCCTGCGGCCGCACCACCCCCGCAGCGCCCCTTACCACCCAGGCCCTGGCCTCCGCGCTCCACGACGACACGACCGGCGGCACGGACGGCTTCTTCCTGCTGTCACCCGTCGTCACCAACCCCACAGTTGACGGGGACATCAACCCGGACCTCGCCGGCGCCCTCACCGTCCGCGTCGACCAGATCAGCTTTGACCACAGCACCGTTGTGAGCGTTGGCCCCGAGTACTCCGCCGCCAACGGCCTGGTTTTCGTCGATGCCGCCTTCAACGCCAACACTGGCCGCTGGAGCAACCCTCACTATCAGTTCGACTGGAACACGGCGACTGCCGGGCTCGACAACAACAAGTACTACCGTGTCAGCGTCCTGCTGAACGGCGCTTCGCTCGGCCACGTGGATATCGACCCCGCACCGACCGGTACCGACCGCAGCAAGAAGAAACCCACGCCGGACTACGTGACGGTCGTCAACGGCCGAATCCTTCCGGTCAAATTCCACATCACCAACGTGGACGCACCCAACAGCACCGCGCCCGCCCAGGTGACCCTCAGCGCCACCTACCAGGCCACCACCGTCCCGTCACCGGTGACGGTGACCGACACCAGCAGCGTGACGCTGTCTGTCAATGCCTACGACCGTACGGGCGTCGCGGCGGTGGACTTCTACAAGAATGACGTCCTGGTCGCCACCGACAGCACGCCAGCAGACGGCTTGACCTACACCGAAAGCTTTAACAGCACGCAGAACGGCACGACAGCGACCTACACCGTGGTGGCGCGTGACGCCGCTGAGAATGCCTCAGACCGCAGCGAATCACCCACCGTGAGTGTGACCGTGGCGATCCCGGAGGAAACACCAACCACGAACCTGCCGTGAGGTGATCTGGCACCGCCGCGTTCTCCTGATGGATCCGCAGGTCCTTCTCTTACCCACCATCAGGGAAAGCATGATGCAGGGCGGCCTTCGACTTCTGACCTCCTGAGTCCCTACATCAGGCACTTCGTTAGAGGACAGCGTGCTGGCACGCTGTCCTTCTTTTGGCGAGTACCCATCATGCCCCTGCGACGGTTGTGACGCGGTGCTGGCGTGCAGAAAGAAACAGGCCCTGGAAAGGCAGGTGACCTGACGTTCGAGTCTGCCGCCCTGCCCTATGCCACCACGCCCTGAAAACAGTCTGTTGATGGTCACGCCGGCCGTGCGAAGGACAGGTGGCGTGGGTGAGATGATACGAATATCGCAATCCGGGCGTGCAGTTCGAGACATCGTTGCGCCCATCGTCATCGGAGGCCTCCCTGAGAATGTCTGCCAGGTGGGCTGGAGGGGTGAGCCCGCTCAGTCGAGGTGGTGAAGCGCGCCCCAGAACACTCTGCCCGTACTGCGCGGTGTGGAGCACAGGCGGTTCCTACAGGGGGACGCCGTAACGCTAGAGCCTCTCCGGGTGAATGCTCACCGTACGTCGTCTTCCCCATGCGGCGCTGGCAGCGCCCGCTGGCGGCCTCCGTTTTTCGGTGGAAGTTCACCACTCGACGCTGATTACCTGGGCCTGGAGCCGGCCCTCCACGGGCCCCGGGCCGAAGCGTTGGGTGAGCGCCGCTGTCGCCGCGTCGGTCGCTTCGTTCAGGCAGTCGGGGCCCCGCGTTTCGATCTCGCCGCGCATCGGCGTGCCCTGACAGAGGGCCACGGCCACATTGCGCGGCGATTCGGCCCGGCTGCGTGCGGCCACGGTGATGAAGTCAGGCACCTGCCCGAAGCCCCCGGCGGCCAGATCCCGGGCAATCACGGCGGGGTCGTGGTACCCGTGCGGCACGCGCGCCATGAAGCGCGGCGGATCATCGGGAAAGGCGACTTCCAGCGCCTCCTGAACGGTGTGGGCGAACTCGTTGTGCTCCAGACGGTCCCAGACATTGAACAGAAAGACCCCGCCTGGCCGCAGAACCCGCCGCGCCTCCGCGAAGGCCCTCGCCCGGTCGGGGAAGAACATCACCCCGAACTGGCAGACGACGACATCGAAGTCCCCGTCGGGGAACGGCAGGTGCAGCGCGTCGGCCTGCTGCCACGCCACGGGCCGGGGCGTTCCGGTCGCGGCGGCCTGGTTGAGCATGGGCAGGTTCAGGTCGGTGGCGACAATGGGCACGTCGGCGCTGAGGTCGCGGGCGAGCCGCCGGGTGAGCACCCCGGTGCCCGCGGCGACCTCAAGGACCCGGGCAGGCCGGCGGGCCACGACACGGGCGGCGAGGTCGTCGGCGTAGGGTCCGAA is a window of Deinococcus taeanensis DNA encoding:
- a CDS encoding PAS domain S-box protein; translation: MLTSVHFQALVEHSADLLILLGSDGRVRYLSPSAQRHAGCPPTCTAEGCPFALDQVHPDDRARVTAQVLRSPPGVTTALLPYRARHASGRWRWLAGTAINLLNDPQVRGLLMQVRDVTGQVQAEQRARAWAGLSTALASTTTTDEVVQVILLQGLEAMGADAGGVVLLEPGGQHVTVLGSAGFPERIERPWRRFPADAPVPAADALRQGQDLFMTGEDWSTLYPHLQHVRSPTTGATAVLTLRIHGRITGAITLAFAEDRPLSEADRQHLRSVAAQCALALERGELHARLEQQERRFRKLTEYSGDLVSVVTPSGHLQYVSPQIQRILGFTPEERRGVNVFDSIHPEDRARVMHAFHETVRSRQPRLVTYRCQHQAGHWVWLESTGTDATGDPDLNGVVLNTRDVTARMAAEEARRASERRLQLFEEHSDMLIHILSPEGRCLYASPAVRTMLGYAPEELTADGVKVLIHPDDLPAVQAAWAARTELPVYRIRRQDGTYVWVETVTRTVTDAAGHLTEVHAATRDVTSRVNAEEALRRQLRRFQHLVDLTADFAAQDGAEQHMQTALERCLDLTPYAFGFYFPVGGDTLIEPLRAGQATDAMLPWTLPMERLHRNGEVGRALRHHTAFFAGPSQAVFTPPEPLPRPVWTSLAVLPVVARGALRGFMAFGTNEAVDLDDDTRRLLLGVSEQASRAVERSVHFDELRQSREETLRALGLALEYRDYETKGHTDRVVTLTEQLGQALGFTGHDLDALRWGAFLHDTGKVAIPDAILLKPGQLDPHEWAVIKRHPSIGYEMLHHIPSLPPGTLEVVLYHQERWNGSGYPRGLAGTDIPLAARVFAVVDVYDALTSERPYKTAWTHQDAAAQLRREAGVLLDARVVDAFLQLPVFGEAQQAHNHDRHSP
- a CDS encoding alpha/beta fold hydrolase; the protein is MTVTHRSFGERAHVTVTGAGPRTLLCAHGFCSHQGIFRHQVDAFQATHQVVTYDLAGFGQSDPELWNAARYATLDGYAADLVCLIDELDLRHITLLGASMSAMTGLLASLHRPERFERLVFIGASPRYLNDGPYHGGFERADVDGFYALVDRQQGWQTALTGLLLNQPVSLVLQEVAERVQGVRPEVAGVVARALFEADCRPLLPRARHPVLVTQTRADSAVPVTVGAYLARHLPDAELAFVPGVGHVPHFTDPQAFNARLAHFLIPAPC
- a CDS encoding class I SAM-dependent methyltransferase yields the protein MDPSDRDSRFTGSVPQLYDQYMVPLMFGPYADDLAARVVARRPARVLEVAAGTGVLTRRLARDLSADVPIVATDLNLPMLNQAAATGTPRPVAWQQADALHLPFPDGDFDVVVCQFGVMFFPDRARAFAEARRVLRPGGVFLFNVWDRLEHNEFAHTVQEALEVAFPDDPPRFMARVPHGYHDPAVIARDLAAGGFGQVPDFITVAARSRAESPRNVAVALCQGTPMRGEIETRGPDCLNEATDAATAALTQRFGPGPVEGRLQAQVISVEW